The following DNA comes from Thermococcus piezophilus.
CGAGGTTTCTCTGTTCGAGCATTATGGTGTAGAGCTCGTCTATAGTGAGGAGCATGTCCTCGCTTACACCTTTGTTTTTGGCTATCACCTTGGCCTTCGCTGTGATGCCGTACTTGTCGTAAATCTCAAAGGCTATTTGGGCCTTCTTTGCGTGCTCGACCTTCTCCTTGAGGGTTTCGAAGCGGTGGAGTATCCATATGTTGGGGTGGACCGTAGCTATGCCCTCTACGAGTATCTGCTTGTCGTCGCGCCATTCGGCAACCTTGCCGATTATCTGGACGAGGTCACCCTTCTTCACGAGCCTTATAAAGCGGGTGTCGTCCCTAAACCCGAGAACCCATATCGTCCCTGTTCCGTCGTCTATCTGGAGCTTTCCGTAAGTCTCGTCGTCGCTTATGACTGGCTCGCGGACGACGGTCGCGACTACCTTAACGCGGTAGACCTTCCTCGCGTCCTTCGTTATCAGATAGTTGGGCTCGAAATCGCCCTCGCTCTTGACGTAGTATCCCTCTAGGATATCCTTTATATAAACCCTACTCGCTGGGAGGCGCTTCTTCATTCTGACCACCACGCGAGCGCGCTCTCAACCTTTGGGAGAACTTTCCTCTCAAGTTCTCTAATCTCTTCGAGGGCTTCCAAATCGGCCTCGCTGAAGTCCTGTATGACCTCGCCGTAGATGTGAACCCCCTCGTCATTCCTTATGACTCTCCCTATGACCCTGACGATTTGACCGTTCTGCGGGAGGACGTTCTCCTCGCTCTCGATAAGTATGACTCCAGTTCCGTCGTCGAGCCAGAAGGTGTAGTCCATCTTGTCGACCTTGAAGGCCTTTCCCATGAGAGCCACGCGGGT
Coding sequences within:
- a CDS encoding replication protein RepA yields the protein MEEVRYRRRKPAVERKIGEITEDDTRVALMGKAFKVDKMDYTFWLDDGTGVILIESEENVLPQNGQIVRVIGRVIRNDEGVHIYGEVIQDFSEADLEALEEIRELERKVLPKVESALAWWSE
- a CDS encoding OB-fold nucleic acid binding domain-containing protein; the encoded protein is MKKRLPASRVYIKDILEGYYVKSEGDFEPNYLITKDARKVYRVKVVATVVREPVISDDETYGKLQIDDGTGTIWVLGFRDDTRFIRLVKKGDLVQIIGKVAEWRDDKQILVEGIATVHPNIWILHRFETLKEKVEHAKKAQIAFEIYDKYGITAKAKVIAKNKGVSEDMLLTIDELYTIMLEQRNLEEELFEEEVEELEEKAEESPELEKAKKAVLDLLNEKKKALSHKFIVKKLSKEFDEELIEEAITKLLAEGEIYEPEIGYYEPL